In the genome of Anaerolineaceae bacterium oral taxon 439, the window GAGGGATATTTATTCGAACTCTTGAAGCAGCATAAAATTTTCGTGATTCTTATGGATAAAAGTCATGGGACGCGTTACGAAAACGCAAAGGAGGACCTGATCGCGTCGTTGGGCGCGCATATCCAGCGGGAACTCTCCAGAACCGCTCCGGCCGTTTATCATCCGACTTTGATTCATATTTTGGCGAGCAACTTTGCGGAAAGCCTCCTGGAAGTCGCGCGGCATTACGAAAGTCAGGCGCTCGCGAAAGAGCTTCTCGGGCTCGTTGCGAAATGCTACTATGAAGGGGTTAATTCGTTGTAATCGCCGATTTTTTCGTTTTGCTTAATACTGAATTTTAATTCAACATTCATTGGCGGGAAATTAACCGGGTAAACTATTCGCAGGCTAATATTGAATTTAGATTCAATTTATACGCCCAGGAGGATTTACATGAAAAATCGAATGGACCTGATCGCCGAAGTCAGGTCAAAAAATACGATGACAAATCTGCTCATCTGCTTAAAAGTTCTGTTCGATCTCGTTCCGCAGCTGCTCGTTGTTCATATGATTAGCTCTGTCTTTACGGGCGGAACCGCTCCGAGTCGGGTCGCGATCGACGCCGGCCTGATACTGGCCTGTTTTATCCTGAAAGCGGCCTGCGGCGGTGCGGCTGTCTGGAAGGCGCATGAAGCCGCGTATAACGCGCTGACCGATCTCCGTCTTCAAATCATCGCGCACCTGAAAAAGCTTCCGCTGGGTTTCTTTCAGGAACGCAAAGTCGGCGACCTGACCAATATCGTTCAACATGACGTCGAGCAGGTCGAAATCTATCTCGCGCATGGGCTTCCTGAAATCATGGCGGCGAAGATCCTTCCTTCCGCTATCTTTGGGATCATGCTGATTCTTGATTGGCGGCTCGCGGGGCTCATGATTATCGGACTTCCGTTCATGTGGCTGACGAAGACAGTTTCCGCGCCGCTCTGGAAAAAGAATTTCAAAATCTTCGCGGACAGTACGAAAGAAATGCAGGAAAATCTGATGGAATACATTGCCGCGATCACCGTTATCAAAGCGTTCTCCAAAGAAGAGCGGAAAACGGAAAAGACGCTTCGCTCAGCCAAAGACTATGTCTATTGGGTAAAAAAATCCATGGCGGGTATCAGCGTTCCGATGGGATTCATTGACCTGTTCATGGAATCGGGCGTTGTTCTGGTTATGATCTTCGGGATCCGCTTTTTAGCTTCCGGCGAAATATCGACCGAAAGATTCATCCTGTCCGCGATTTCAGGCGTGGCTTTCACTTCGTCGATCGCGAAAACCGCAACCTATCAGCATTATGAAATTGTCTTCAATCAGGCGATGTCTGGGATTGGGTCAATCCTGAACGTCCCCGCGCCCGAAAAAAACGACGCGGCCACCCCTGTTTCAAGCGGTGATATCCGGTTGTCAGAGCTGAGCTTCGCCTACGCCGGCCGGAGGGAAGCAATCGCCGGGGTTAATATCGTTTTCAAGCAAGGGAGCAAAAACGCGCTCGTCGGCGCTTCCGGCTCCGGAAAAAGCACGCTCGCGAACCTGATGATGAGGTTCTGGCGGCCGGACGAGGGCGTTATCGCTATCGCTGGAAGGAATATTCAGGAACTTTCCGAGCGTCAGGTCAACTCGCTTTTTTCAATCGTTCAGCAAGACGTTTTTCTGTTTAACCTGAGCATGGAAGAGAATATTCGAATTGGGAAACCGTCCGCGACACGCGAGGAAATTATCGACGCGGCGAAAAAAGCGCGGATTCACGATTTCATTCTGTCACTCCCGAACGGTTATGAAACGCTCGCCGGAGAAGCCGGGGTCAGGTTCTCCGGCGGCGAGAAACAGCGCATCTCGATTGCGCGCATGATCCTTAAAGACGCGCCGATCCTGATCCTTGACGAAGCGACCGCGGCCGTGGACGCTGAAAACGAGGTGCATATCCAGGCTGCGATCGAAACGCTCAGCCGTGACAAGACGCTTATTGTCATTGCGCATCGCATGAATACGATCCAAACCGCGGATCAGATCGTCGTCATGGACCGGGGAACCGTGATTCGGAGCGGAACGCACGAATCGCTTCTGGGATGCTGCGAGTTGTATCGGGCGATGATCCAGGCGCAGCGCAAAGTCGACCGTTGGACGATTCAGGAGGGAGCCGCATGATCCGGGAAATCTGGGATACGCTTACAAAAGAAGGAAAGCGTTCGCTTCTTCGCAGCGTTGCCGGCTTCGTACTTTACGCGCTGTTCGGGGCGGCGATGATACTGCTCATGCTGAACGGGCTGATGGCGGTTTTCGTCGAGGGCGTCGTTCCGCGCGCTTATCCCTGGCTGCTTTGTTGCTGCCTGCTCCTTAAAGGGAGCGCGAACATGCTCGCCGATCGGCAAAAGCATTTCGCCGGGTTCGATCTCGTCTATGAAATTCGGGCGAAAATAATCCGACGGCTGAAAACTTTTTCGCTCGGCTTTTACACGAACGAGCGTCTCGGCGAAATCAGCACCATGATTCATAAAGATGTCGACAACATGGAAATGGTTGTGGGCCACATGTGGACGCGGATGGCTGCCGATTTTATCGTTTCGCTTGTTTTGCTGATCTTCCTGCTTTTCGTCAGCGCGAAAATGACGCTGATCCTGATCGCGCCGCTTCCCGCCGCGCTGATATACCTGGCGAGCGGATTAGGAAAAGCGTCCCGCCTCGAAGCGGAATCCGGGGACAGTCTGGCCGACATGGTCAGTCTCTTCGTCGAATACGTCAAGGGGATTCCGCTCCTGAAAGCGTTCTCGGAAAGCCGGAAATTCGATCAAAAGCTTTCGTCCGCGGCGGCGGATTTCGGCGAACGCAGTAAATTCAGCGCAAAGTATAAGGCCTCGGTCCTTTCGCGGTATGCCCTCTGGATCGATCTGACCTGGGCGGCCGTCGTAGTCAGCGGAATCGGATTCATGATTCGCGGGACGCTCTCTGCTACGGGCTGCCTGATCTTCGTGATTCTTGGACGGGAATTCTTTAAGCCGTTTATCGCGATGGAAGCGCATTGGATGAACTGGCTGAAAGTTACGGATAGCTTCCGCCGAATCCGGAAAATCACGGCTGCGCCGTCGATCGTCGAGCCAGCGCGGACTTCGGTTCCGGAAACGTTTTCGATCACGTTTGAAAACGTCGGTTTCGCATACGAGGCGGGAGGCTTTAAGCTGGACGGTATCTCGTTTCAGGTCCCGAACCGAACGCTGACGGCCCTCGTCGGCGAATCCGGTTCGGGGAAGACGACGGTAACGAACCTGCTGCTTCGCTTCTGGGACGTGGACTGCGGGAAAATCCGGATCGGGAATGTCGATGTCCGCGACATGCGATACGATGATCTGCTGGGGTGCGTCAGTATCGTGATGCAGGATGTTCGCCTGTTCGCCGATACGATCGAGGGCAATATTCGAATTGGAAAAGCCGGCGCGACGCGGACGGAAATTATCGAAGCGGCGAAAAAAGCGCGGATCCACGATTTCATCCTCACGCTTCCAGAGGGTTATCAGACAGTTGTCGGGGAAAACGGCGTCGGCCTGTCCGGCGGCCAGAAACAGCGGATCTCGATTGCGCGCGCCTTCCTGAAAGATACGCCGATCCTGCTTCTGGACGAGATGACCAGCAACGTTGATCCTGTCAACGAGGCGCTGATCCAGGAGGCTGTCTCCGAGCTCGCAAGGGATCGGACTGTCCTTGTCATAGCGCATCATCTCAGTACGATTCGTTCGGCGGACCAGATTCTCGTTTTCAAAAAAGGAACGATCGTTCAGGCGGGAAAGCACGAAGACCTCCTCTCCGATCCCGAAGGAACCTACCGGAAGCTCTGGCTCAACGGGATTGGGGCGCTTACATCGGAAGGAGGATGACGGGGGAAATCACGGCTGATCTGAAGCCCAGGGCATGCATGTATGACCTTTGGGCAGCGTTGGCGCTTGCTCGTGTATCGTCCGATTGCCGTAAGCGCTTTCTTTCAAAACCAACAGAATAAATCAGGAGAAATATAGAAATGAAAACAGAATATCAAAACAATATGAATACCCGCGACCTGATTGCCATCGGTGTTTTTGCCGCGATTTCGCTGGCGATCTTTTTCGTTGTCGGCGGAATCGCGGCGTTTACCGTGGTCGGGACGGTCGCTAATATCCCGATTGTCTGCTTTTTTACGTCGATCGCGTACATGCTATTAGTTTCCAGAGTTCGAAAACCGGGAACGTTCCTGATCATGGGCCTGCTGAACGTTCTTCCCGGCCTGATGGCGGCCAACGCAGTTGGCGTCGCGTTATCCGTGTTCGGCTGGGGAATCGCCGACCTGATTGCGTCGTTCGGAAAATATACCGGACGGAAGCTCGTGGCAATCGCCTATGTCGTCGGCTGCACACTGCAATCCGCGCTTTATACGCTCCCAATGTACGCGTCCGGCGGAGCGTACCTGATCGAGCGGCAGGGAATTCTTCGGTTGAGCGACATAGTGTTAGAAACGTACCTGCGTTGTTTTACCTGGCCGCTTTACGGCAGTATGATTGCGCTGACCGCGCTGACGAGCTTTGCCGGCGCGATGATCTCGATTCGGATCCTGCGGAAACATTTTGAAAAAGCGGGGCTGGTCTGACGCGCCGGGTGGAATCGAAAACGCGGGGGACGCCCCATTTTTCAGCGACGTCCCCCATGCCGTTTTTCACGCCCGCCGATCTGACCCAGGCCCGGCGGCCCTTGGAAAATCGCGGGCAGGTCCCGGGCGAGCAGCGGGTTTACACTGCCGGCTCCTGTCGGTTCAGCGCAGGCTTTCGATCGCCGCGCGCTCGATTTTCAGCCCGGCCTGATACGCCGCCATGAATCGCGCGAATGCTTCAACGTCGGCGGGATCCGGTTCTTGCGTCGTCGCCGCCATCGTGGCAAAGACCTCCTGATTCAGGAACTGATCCAGCGCGACGCCGGATCCGGCCCGGCGGAGATACCCCGCCAGGAGCGCCATTCCCCACGCGCCGCCCTCGCCCGCCGTTTCCATGACGGAGACGGGCGCTTCTAAAGCGGCGGCGGCATAGCGCTGACCGACTTCTTTCGTCTTGAAGAATCCGCCATGTCCGTAGAGACGGTCGATTTTAACGTTTTCCTTCCGAAGCGTCTCCATGCCAATTTTCAGCGTTCCCAACGCTGAGAAAATCAGGGAGCGCATGAAGTTCGGCAGCGTGAAACGGCTATCCGGAGCGCGGACGACGAGCGGACGTCCCTCGTCGAACCCGGTGATCGGCTCGCCGGACAGGTAGTTATACGTCAGAATCCGACCGCAGTCCGGATCTCCGGACAGCGCCGCGCTGTAAAGCGTCGTAAAGAGCCGGCCCGGATCGATTTCCAGCTCCAGCGCCGTCGTAAACTCGCCGAAAATCCGGCTCCAGGCGTCGATGTCAGACGTGCAGTTGTTGCAGTGGACCATTGCTACGGGCGAACCCGCGGGGGTCGTCACGATATCGATCTCCGGATAGACGCGCGAAAGCTCCCGTTCTAATACGACCATGGCGAAAATCGACGTTCCTGCTGAAATGTTCCCGGTGCGCTCGGCGACGCTGTTCGTAGCGGTCATCCCGGTTCCCGCGTCTCCCTCCGGCGGGCAGAACGGGATCCCGGCTCGAAGCTTTCCGCTCGGATCGATCAGCCGCGCTCCCGCTTCGGTCAGGAATCCGGCGTTTTCGCCGGCGCGGAGAACCTTCGGGAGGATTTCGCCGAGTTTCCAGGCATAGCTCTTCCCGGCGATCAGCGCGTCGAACGACGCGATATCATCTTCGTCGTAGTCTCTCGACGCGCCGCGGATCGGGAACATTCCTGAAGCGTCGCCGACGCCGAGAACTTTCTCCCCGGTCAGGAGCCAGTGAACGTACCCTGAAAGCGTCGTCAGGAACGCGATATCCGAAACGTGCGGTTCCTGATTCAGGATCGCCTGGTAGAGATGCGCGACGCTCCAGCGCAGCGGAATATTAAAATTGAAGCGCTTCGTCAGGATCTCCGCGGCCGCTTCCGTCGTCGTATTGCGCCAGGTCCGGAACGGCGCCAGGAGCCGCCCGTCCCGGTCGAACGCGAGATATCCATGCATCATCGCGGAAATGCCGATCGAGCCAACCGTCGTCAGCTCAACGCCATACTTCGTCATGACCTCAGCGCAGAGCGCCCGATAGCAGGACTGAAGCCCTGCGGCGACATCCGTCATCGCGTACGTCCAAACCCCATCAACGTAAGCGTTCTCCCAGCCGAAACTGCCGGAGGCTAACGGCTGGTAATCCGAACCGATCAAAACTGCCTTGATCCGCGTCGAGCCGAACTCAATCCCAAGCGCGGTCGATCCGCGCTCGATTTCGTTTTTTACCTTCGAAATGTCTATCATAGTCCTCTTCCTCTAATTCTGTCCGTAATACGCGTTCGCGCCGTGCTTTCGAAAGTAATGTTTATCGAGAATATGCTGCGGCGTGCGCGGGCAATCTTCCCTCAATAATACCGTTGAAAGCGCGATTTCGGCGACAGTTTCAAGAACGACTGCATGATAAACCGATTCCGCCGCTGTCTTTCCCCAGGCGAACGGGCCGTGATTCCTGACAAGGATTCCGGGATTCGAAAGCGGGTCGCCGACGCCGATCGTCTCGGCGATAACTTTTCCTGTATTCAGTTCATAGGCGGATTCGACCTCTTCAGCCGTCAGTTCGCGCGTACAGGGAATATCGCCGTAAAAGTAATCGGCGTGCGTCGTCCCAAGGGCGGGGATCGGGAGTCCGGCTTGCGCGAAAGCGGTCGCGGTCTTCGAATGCGTATGCGTGATCCCGCCGATTGTCGGGAACCTTCGATAGAGCTCCAGGTGTGTCGGAGTATCGGAGGAAGGCTTGAGTCTGCCCTCGACGCGTTCGCCGCTTAAGAGATCGACGACGGCCATGTCCTCCGCTTTCATTTCCGCGTAGGAAACGCCGCTCGGTTTAATCACGATCAGATTTCGCTCCCGATCGATTCCGCTGACGTTGCCCCAGGTATAAATAACGACGCCGCGCGCCTGAAGCTCAAGATTCGCTTCCAACACGTCCTGCTTAAGTCGTTCCAGCATATCTACCGCCTTATTTCCTTAATCTATCGCAGCTTCCAGGCAAGATCCATTAAAAACAACTGATTTTTCAAGCCTTCGACCGTCGTATCTTTATCAATATGAACGAATTCGATCCCCATCAGCTCCGCCCAATCTCGCATCATCTCCGCCGTCGCGTCATACGATAAAACCGAATGATGCGCGCCGCCGGATAAAATCCAGCAGTGCGTCCCGTCGATCAGGTTCGGTTCAGGCCGCCACATGACGCGGGCTACCGGTAGATTCGGCATA includes:
- a CDS encoding ATPase, with amino-acid sequence MIDISKVKNEIERGSTALGIEFGSTRIKAVLIGSDYQPLASGSFGWENAYVDGVWTYAMTDVAAGLQSCYRALCAEVMTKYGVELTTVGSIGISAMMHGYLAFDRDGRLLAPFRTWRNTTTEAAAEILTKRFNFNIPLRWSVAHLYQAILNQEPHVSDIAFLTTLSGYVHWLLTGEKVLGVGDASGMFPIRGASRDYDEDDIASFDALIAGKSYAWKLGEILPKVLRAGENAGFLTEAGARLIDPSGKLRAGIPFCPPEGDAGTGMTATNSVAERTGNISAGTSIFAMVVLERELSRVYPEIDIVTTPAGSPVAMVHCNNCTSDIDAWSRIFGEFTTALELEIDPGRLFTTLYSAALSGDPDCGRILTYNYLSGEPITGFDEGRPLVVRAPDSRFTLPNFMRSLIFSALGTLKIGMETLRKENVKIDRLYGHGGFFKTKEVGQRYAAAALEAPVSVMETAGEGGAWGMALLAGYLRRAGSGVALDQFLNQEVFATMAATTQEPDPADVEAFARFMAAYQAGLKIERAAIESLR
- the araD gene encoding L-ribulose-5-phosphate 4-epimerase (catalyzes the isomerization of L-ribulose 5-phosphate to D-xylulose 5-phosphate in the anaerobic catabolism of L-ascorbate; links the arabinose metabolic pathway to the pentose phosphate pathway and allows the bacteria to use arabinose as an energy source); this encodes MLERLKQDVLEANLELQARGVVIYTWGNVSGIDRERNLIVIKPSGVSYAEMKAEDMAVVDLLSGERVEGRLKPSSDTPTHLELYRRFPTIGGITHTHSKTATAFAQAGLPIPALGTTHADYFYGDIPCTRELTAEEVESAYELNTGKVIAETIGVGDPLSNPGILVRNHGPFAWGKTAAESVYHAVVLETVAEIALSTVLLREDCPRTPQHILDKHYFRKHGANAYYGQN
- a CDS encoding TetR family transcriptional regulator gives rise to the protein MPQVLKEEIYERIFQAGIDVFYEKDYRSAKMQDIADKAQIPVGLIYTYFKNKEQLFTEIVSSVSIDFERIVREEEAETGLPSAKYKRIAEGYLFELLKQHKIFVILMDKSHGTRYENAKEDLIASLGAHIQRELSRTAPAVYHPTLIHILASNFAESLLEVARHYESQALAKELLGLVAKCYYEGVNSL
- a CDS encoding ABC transporter ATP-binding protein, which gives rise to MKNRMDLIAEVRSKNTMTNLLICLKVLFDLVPQLLVVHMISSVFTGGTAPSRVAIDAGLILACFILKAACGGAAVWKAHEAAYNALTDLRLQIIAHLKKLPLGFFQERKVGDLTNIVQHDVEQVEIYLAHGLPEIMAAKILPSAIFGIMLILDWRLAGLMIIGLPFMWLTKTVSAPLWKKNFKIFADSTKEMQENLMEYIAAITVIKAFSKEERKTEKTLRSAKDYVYWVKKSMAGISVPMGFIDLFMESGVVLVMIFGIRFLASGEISTERFILSAISGVAFTSSIAKTATYQHYEIVFNQAMSGIGSILNVPAPEKNDAATPVSSGDIRLSELSFAYAGRREAIAGVNIVFKQGSKNALVGASGSGKSTLANLMMRFWRPDEGVIAIAGRNIQELSERQVNSLFSIVQQDVFLFNLSMEENIRIGKPSATREEIIDAAKKARIHDFILSLPNGYETLAGEAGVRFSGGEKQRISIARMILKDAPILILDEATAAVDAENEVHIQAAIETLSRDKTLIVIAHRMNTIQTADQIVVMDRGTVIRSGTHESLLGCCELYRAMIQAQRKVDRWTIQEGAA
- a CDS encoding ABC transporter is translated as MIREIWDTLTKEGKRSLLRSVAGFVLYALFGAAMILLMLNGLMAVFVEGVVPRAYPWLLCCCLLLKGSANMLADRQKHFAGFDLVYEIRAKIIRRLKTFSLGFYTNERLGEISTMIHKDVDNMEMVVGHMWTRMAADFIVSLVLLIFLLFVSAKMTLILIAPLPAALIYLASGLGKASRLEAESGDSLADMVSLFVEYVKGIPLLKAFSESRKFDQKLSSAAADFGERSKFSAKYKASVLSRYALWIDLTWAAVVVSGIGFMIRGTLSATGCLIFVILGREFFKPFIAMEAHWMNWLKVTDSFRRIRKITAAPSIVEPARTSVPETFSITFENVGFAYEAGGFKLDGISFQVPNRTLTALVGESGSGKTTVTNLLLRFWDVDCGKIRIGNVDVRDMRYDDLLGCVSIVMQDVRLFADTIEGNIRIGKAGATRTEIIEAAKKARIHDFILTLPEGYQTVVGENGVGLSGGQKQRISIARAFLKDTPILLLDEMTSNVDPVNEALIQEAVSELARDRTVLVIAHHLSTIRSADQILVFKKGTIVQAGKHEDLLSDPEGTYRKLWLNGIGALTSEGG